Proteins from a single region of Crassaminicella profunda:
- a CDS encoding NAD/NADP-dependent octopine/nopaline dehydrogenase family protein, whose protein sequence is MKIAILGSGNGGVAAAADWSLAGHQVRLFDFKQFSANIDAINKKGGIEVKGAIQGFAKLAYAGHDIEKTLDGAEFILVIGPAYSSEAFGKACKSYLKKEQMVCICPSSCGGAIVFKNAVGLNIEDENYIISETSTLPYACRVTGLAEVTIYHKLTGGLYVAAMPSKYLEKVYDVFKLVYPGSEPVKSIFMTMMQTGNTIIHPSVTLLNASRIESTKGDFLFYEEGATPAAGRLMEALDKEKIALSDKLEAGLIPDVKVKIYQGYNQIEDYETGYSTAEGFKGIKAQNQLDHRYLNEDVGYGLVFMSELAKQVGVETPVMDAMILIASIITKRDYRKEAARTMKTLGLEKYTLDELKNIFN, encoded by the coding sequence ATGAAAATAGCGATTTTAGGGTCAGGAAACGGTGGAGTTGCAGCAGCAGCAGATTGGAGCTTAGCTGGTCATCAAGTAAGATTGTTTGATTTTAAGCAGTTTTCTGCTAACATTGATGCAATTAATAAAAAAGGTGGTATTGAAGTTAAAGGTGCAATACAAGGATTTGCAAAACTTGCTTATGCTGGACATGATATTGAAAAAACTTTAGACGGTGCTGAATTTATTTTGGTAATTGGTCCTGCTTATAGTAGTGAGGCATTTGGAAAGGCATGTAAATCTTATCTAAAGAAAGAACAAATGGTTTGTATCTGCCCAAGTTCTTGTGGAGGTGCTATTGTTTTCAAAAACGCTGTAGGACTCAATATTGAAGATGAAAACTATATTATTTCTGAGACTTCTACCCTTCCATATGCTTGTAGAGTGACTGGACTGGCTGAGGTAACTATTTATCATAAGCTTACAGGTGGATTGTATGTTGCGGCAATGCCCTCAAAATACCTTGAAAAAGTATATGATGTATTCAAATTAGTTTATCCAGGATCGGAACCAGTAAAATCAATTTTTATGACAATGATGCAGACCGGAAATACGATTATTCATCCATCCGTAACTCTTCTAAATGCAAGTAGGATAGAATCAACAAAAGGAGATTTTCTATTTTATGAAGAAGGTGCTACACCAGCTGCAGGAAGATTGATGGAAGCTCTTGATAAAGAAAAGATAGCTTTAAGTGATAAATTGGAAGCAGGCCTCATTCCTGATGTTAAAGTAAAGATTTATCAAGGATATAATCAAATTGAAGATTATGAAACAGGATATAGTACAGCGGAAGGTTTTAAAGGAATAAAAGCTCAGAATCAACTGGATCATAGGTACTTAAATGAAGATGTAGGATATGGTCTTGTGTTTATGTCAGAACTTGCTAAACAAGTTGGGGTGGAGACTCCTGTAATGGATGCTATGATACTTATTGCTTCTATTATTACAAAG